One genomic segment of Paenibacillus xylanexedens includes these proteins:
- a CDS encoding DUF2577 family protein — MMLDVIKKAAVAAVDAKSPVQVMYGSVTNTQPLEITVEQRLALAEPFLVLPESVVNKAWTVGDHVLLLRVQGGDSFVVLDRLVNP, encoded by the coding sequence ATGATGCTGGACGTGATTAAAAAGGCGGCGGTGGCCGCTGTAGATGCCAAGTCTCCCGTTCAGGTAATGTACGGAAGTGTGACAAACACACAACCTCTGGAGATCACCGTTGAACAACGGCTGGCATTGGCTGAACCTTTTCTGGTACTGCCGGAATCCGTAGTGAACAAAGCTTGGACCGTGGGTGACCATGTTTTGTTATTACGTGTTCAAGGTGGAGACAGCTTTGTCGTGCTGGATCGGCTGGTGAATCCATGA
- a CDS encoding DUF2634 domain-containing protein, whose amino-acid sequence MIPQGAQISAEDLEEAAVLPSLTYVFQASGQRIGRLQLDGKDAVKQAVYKALSTRRYEHLIYSSDYGMEWSWEGMAGRSMVESELERWIREALLPDDRISDVTEFDFLHEADGVRVSFTVETDFGSFREETEVNMDV is encoded by the coding sequence ATGATTCCACAGGGTGCGCAGATTAGTGCAGAAGATCTGGAAGAAGCTGCTGTGCTTCCAAGTCTTACGTATGTATTTCAAGCTTCGGGACAACGAATTGGAAGGTTGCAATTGGATGGAAAAGATGCGGTAAAACAGGCGGTGTATAAAGCGTTGTCTACACGCCGCTACGAGCATCTCATCTATTCCTCGGATTACGGCATGGAATGGTCCTGGGAAGGAATGGCCGGGAGATCCATGGTTGAATCGGAACTGGAGCGCTGGATTCGGGAAGCGTTACTTCCAGACGATCGTATTTCGGATGTAACGGAGTTCGATTTTCTCCACGAGGCTGACGGGGTACGGGTTTCTTTTACCGTGGAAACAGATTTTGGCAGCTTTAGGGAAGAGACGGAGGTGAACATGGATGTATGA
- a CDS encoding phage tail assembly chaperone, protein MSGLSMFFAQNAATDTTEEFIVSPRFKDEKGEPVAWKLRSMTEDENQECRKAATRKIKGKNGVYTPDIDANDYMARLMSASVVYPDLKNAELQRSYGVMGAESLLRKMLLPGEFASLGEQVQKLNGFNQDMNELVDDVKN, encoded by the coding sequence ATGAGTGGATTGAGTATGTTTTTTGCCCAAAATGCAGCAACAGATACAACGGAGGAGTTTATCGTTTCCCCCCGATTTAAAGATGAGAAAGGCGAGCCGGTTGCCTGGAAACTGCGTAGCATGACCGAGGACGAAAACCAGGAATGCCGCAAAGCGGCTACCCGCAAAATTAAGGGCAAGAACGGTGTCTACACACCCGACATTGATGCAAATGATTACATGGCCCGTCTGATGAGCGCGAGTGTAGTTTATCCCGATCTGAAAAATGCTGAACTCCAACGTTCATATGGCGTAATGGGGGCGGAATCACTTTTGAGGAAAATGCTGTTGCCTGGGGAATTTGCTTCGCTTGGCGAACAGGTCCAGAAGCTGAACGGCTTCAATCAGGACATGAACGAACTGGTGGATGACGTAAAAAACTAA
- a CDS encoding baseplate J/gp47 family protein: MYEEQTFEVILNRMLDRVPDGVDKREGSIIYDALAPAAVEMAQMYIELDVNANLKFADTASGEYLDRAVAWSGISRKAATKARWVGSFRDNEGKPVEVPLDSRFSTGDRVYVVVERIAAGQYVLECEVAGAEGNEYTGALLPIDYIAALTIAELTQLLVPGEDEETDQALYDRYQDKVSRPVTSANKYQYELWARENSGVGKAKAFPLWDGPGTVKVALLNNEMQTPAEAVIEAVQEYIDPTQDGMGEGAAPIGPVVTVVGAQEVPIDVEVQVTLASGSTYEGVKTLIETGVTAYLKELAFADPLVRWTRIANAILDIPPVIDYSDLLVNGGMSNLEIAPGAVAVLGTVKVT, from the coding sequence ATGTATGAAGAGCAGACGTTTGAAGTTATTTTAAACCGAATGCTGGACAGGGTACCAGATGGTGTGGATAAACGTGAAGGCAGCATTATCTATGATGCGCTTGCGCCAGCGGCAGTGGAAATGGCTCAGATGTATATCGAGCTGGATGTGAACGCCAACCTGAAGTTTGCGGATACAGCATCTGGAGAGTATCTGGATCGTGCGGTGGCTTGGTCTGGCATTAGTCGGAAAGCGGCCACGAAGGCACGTTGGGTTGGGAGTTTTCGGGATAACGAAGGTAAGCCTGTTGAGGTTCCTTTGGATAGTCGTTTTTCCACTGGGGATCGGGTGTATGTTGTTGTGGAACGCATCGCGGCAGGGCAATATGTGTTGGAATGTGAGGTCGCGGGAGCGGAAGGTAATGAATATACGGGGGCACTGCTGCCCATCGATTATATTGCTGCTCTTACCATAGCCGAATTGACACAGTTGCTGGTTCCTGGCGAAGACGAGGAAACGGATCAGGCCTTATATGATCGCTATCAGGATAAAGTTTCCCGTCCGGTCACGAGTGCCAACAAATATCAGTATGAGTTATGGGCACGGGAAAACTCCGGTGTAGGCAAAGCAAAGGCTTTTCCACTGTGGGATGGTCCAGGCACAGTCAAAGTGGCATTGCTGAATAATGAAATGCAAACACCTGCTGAGGCGGTCATTGAGGCGGTGCAGGAATATATCGATCCAACCCAGGATGGAATGGGCGAAGGTGCAGCTCCAATCGGACCCGTGGTCACAGTAGTGGGAGCGCAAGAGGTACCTATTGATGTGGAGGTACAGGTCACGCTTGCTTCCGGTTCAACGTACGAGGGCGTGAAGACACTGATTGAAACGGGAGTTACGGCGTATCTGAAAGAACTGGCCTTTGCCGATCCATTGGTTCGTTGGACACGTATTGCCAATGCGATTCTGGATATTCCACCCGTAATCGATTATAGCGATCTGCTGGTGAATGGTGGTATGTCCAATCTGGAGATCGCTCCCGGCGCAGTAGCCGTTCTCGGGACGGTGAAGGTGACATGA
- a CDS encoding XkdQ/YqbQ family protein: MQEQIRLDDKLANMKERLLLDDKQGNIWDISEIAGDITYKTSRIGKPSSLEFTLIKGSLYQNKKFTYENGYVVKYISNEVGIFYGYIFSVDSGKDESVKIKAYDQTRYLTANQTYKFVNATAADVIKRIAKDFLLKTGDLIQPKYVIPRMLFDNKKLIDMICEALDRTLIYGGKNYIFYDDFGKLMLRDVEEMPYGFVIGDNSLLTDYSYTRSIDDQTYNKIKLYRDNKDTGKRETFVHQDSGSIRQWGLLFLYQKADDGLNEGQIDAMLKTLMTLRNRETQTLKVDALGDFKVRAGSFVNIQIDELKINQYFLVDECTHKVQGGVHTMSLDLKVV; this comes from the coding sequence ATGCAAGAGCAGATCAGGCTGGATGATAAGCTGGCAAACATGAAGGAACGGTTATTACTGGATGACAAGCAGGGCAACATCTGGGACATTAGCGAAATTGCCGGTGATATTACGTACAAAACCTCCCGCATCGGCAAACCTTCCTCTCTGGAATTCACGTTGATCAAGGGCAGTCTGTACCAGAATAAGAAATTCACCTATGAGAATGGATATGTCGTGAAATATATCAGCAACGAGGTAGGCATATTTTACGGATATATCTTCTCGGTGGATAGTGGCAAGGACGAAAGTGTCAAAATCAAAGCCTACGACCAGACTCGTTATCTAACCGCGAATCAGACGTATAAGTTCGTTAATGCGACTGCTGCGGATGTAATTAAACGAATTGCAAAGGATTTTCTGTTGAAGACTGGTGATCTGATTCAGCCGAAATATGTTATTCCGCGTATGTTATTCGATAACAAAAAGCTGATTGACATGATCTGTGAGGCGTTGGATCGAACGCTGATCTATGGCGGTAAAAACTACATCTTCTACGATGATTTCGGCAAGCTTATGCTTCGGGATGTGGAAGAGATGCCTTATGGTTTTGTCATTGGGGATAACAGTCTGCTCACGGATTACAGTTATACAAGGTCGATTGACGACCAGACGTATAACAAGATCAAGCTGTATCGGGATAACAAGGATACGGGAAAAAGAGAAACGTTTGTTCATCAGGATTCAGGCAGCATCCGTCAATGGGGGCTGCTTTTTTTGTACCAAAAAGCGGATGATGGCCTGAACGAAGGCCAGATTGATGCCATGCTGAAGACCCTGATGACCCTCCGTAACCGCGAGACGCAGACGTTGAAAGTGGATGCGCTTGGTGATTTCAAGGTAAGGGCAGGTAGTTTTGTCAACATCCAGATCGATGAACTGAAGATTAATCAATATTTTCTGGTAGACGAATGTACGCATAAGGTACAGGGGGGCGTGCATACGATGTCGCTGGATTTGAAGGTGGTGTAA
- a CDS encoding phage holin family protein has product MERWDTLWKWGIALMSSSVTYFFGGWSGVLGVLLVFVILDYLTGIAAAGMTGKLESNVGMFGIARKVFIFAMVSVAHLVDGVLGDGHLFRDAVAFFYIANELLSIIENGGKLGAPIPPVIRQAIEVLKGKGGSGGISGNYTPNSRESFVQSDHEDVDQQIRDETK; this is encoded by the coding sequence ATGGAACGATGGGACACCCTATGGAAATGGGGAATTGCACTCATGAGCAGCTCAGTAACCTACTTCTTCGGAGGCTGGTCAGGCGTGCTGGGCGTGCTACTCGTGTTCGTCATCCTCGACTACCTAACCGGCATCGCGGCGGCGGGTATGACTGGCAAGTTAGAGAGCAATGTCGGCATGTTCGGCATCGCCCGAAAGGTATTTATATTTGCAATGGTATCGGTGGCTCATCTGGTGGACGGTGTTCTGGGAGACGGACATTTGTTCAGGGATGCGGTCGCCTTTTTTTATATCGCAAATGAGTTGTTGTCTATTATTGAAAATGGGGGCAAGTTGGGCGCTCCGATTCCGCCTGTGATTCGGCAAGCCATTGAAGTGCTTAAGGGAAAAGGGGGATCCGGGGGGATCTCAGGTAACTATACTCCTAATTCCAGAGAATCTTTTGTACAGTCAGATCATGAGGACGTTGATCAACAGATTAGAGATGAAACGAAGTAA
- a CDS encoding LysM peptidoglycan-binding domain-containing protein, with product MEYYIQLSFNNRSEYMFFPVTPESIEFSDSGDGSTFNVSALGEINVIKSPKLREVSFSGIFPADYSPYHLNYDARHPAIQKQFYRDPYEYVKKIIRWMQTGRPVRLFFSSARYTINMAVSIESFDWKETAGTVGDIQYDIKLKQFIFYAAKKVVPLKDSKDTAASKTKTKASRPNEKIQPKTVTLKAGDSLWSVAKAHLGDGSRWKELQKLNGIKDAQLKKLPIGLVIKLP from the coding sequence GTGGAATATTATATTCAACTAAGCTTCAATAACCGCTCTGAATACATGTTTTTCCCGGTGACACCAGAGAGCATTGAGTTTTCGGATTCGGGAGACGGCAGTACATTTAACGTGAGCGCTTTGGGTGAAATTAACGTGATTAAGTCGCCGAAGTTGCGTGAAGTCAGTTTCAGCGGGATTTTTCCGGCAGACTACAGCCCGTATCATCTGAACTACGATGCAAGACATCCGGCAATTCAGAAGCAGTTTTACCGTGATCCCTATGAATATGTGAAAAAGATCATCCGTTGGATGCAGACGGGTAGACCCGTCAGATTGTTCTTTTCCAGTGCAAGGTACACCATTAATATGGCTGTTTCCATTGAGAGCTTCGACTGGAAGGAGACTGCGGGTACGGTGGGCGATATCCAGTATGATATCAAGCTGAAGCAGTTCATTTTTTATGCCGCCAAAAAAGTAGTGCCACTCAAAGACAGCAAGGATACGGCTGCTTCGAAAACAAAAACCAAAGCCTCCCGGCCCAATGAAAAAATCCAGCCCAAGACCGTCACTCTCAAAGCCGGAGACTCCTTGTGGTCTGTAGCCAAAGCCCATTTGGGAGATGGATCTCGCTGGAAAGAACTGCAGAAGCTGAATGGCATCAAAGATGCACAACTGAAGAAGCTGCCGATTGGACTTGTGATTAAGCTTCCGTGA
- a CDS encoding glycoside hydrolase family 25 protein, translated as MQTRSSSNTQGIDVSRYQGNIDWAKVKASGMTFVFIKATEGQTYTDPNYQKNVTGALAAGMLVGTYHFFRATSTDGAKAEAAHYANTLNKVGGAKALQLPPVMDYENNPGNLSRAQMNTVAKAFLTELQRLTGVKPIIYTGNSFARNFDTTLSSYDLWIARYSNTRVPDDQPAWKRWTFWQYTDSGKVNGISGNVDMNEFEGTAAQLRARYEAATPKPTEPPNPTNPSHPNPPTEPPKGGEPMTAEEKAAFDALKSQVDKLQARQQMEVPVWAKAAVDAALAYDTKNPLFSIDNGASYDFYRFITVMHRRGLFKK; from the coding sequence ATGCAAACGAGAAGTTCGAGCAACACACAGGGCATTGACGTCTCCCGATACCAGGGCAATATTGACTGGGCGAAAGTGAAGGCAAGTGGCATGACATTTGTATTCATCAAGGCAACCGAGGGACAGACATATACCGATCCCAATTACCAGAAAAATGTAACCGGTGCACTTGCTGCGGGCATGCTGGTCGGAACGTATCACTTCTTCCGTGCGACATCTACCGATGGTGCCAAGGCCGAAGCGGCGCATTATGCCAATACACTTAACAAAGTTGGAGGCGCCAAGGCGCTACAACTGCCACCTGTCATGGACTACGAGAACAACCCTGGCAACCTGAGCAGAGCGCAGATGAATACAGTTGCCAAAGCCTTTTTAACTGAATTACAACGTCTGACAGGTGTAAAACCGATCATATACACGGGCAATTCATTTGCCAGGAATTTTGACACAACACTCAGCTCATACGATCTGTGGATCGCGCGCTACAGCAACACCCGTGTACCGGACGATCAGCCGGCATGGAAGCGTTGGACGTTCTGGCAGTATACGGATTCAGGCAAGGTGAATGGCATTAGTGGCAACGTAGATATGAATGAATTCGAGGGAACAGCGGCACAGCTCAGAGCAAGATACGAAGCAGCCACTCCGAAACCAACGGAGCCACCCAATCCGACGAATCCAAGTCATCCGAATCCACCAACCGAACCACCGAAAGGGGGCGAACCGATGACAGCCGAAGAGAAAGCAGCATTTGATGCGCTCAAATCCCAGGTCGACAAACTGCAGGCGCGTCAGCAAATGGAAGTTCCAGTATGGGCGAAGGCAGCTGTGGATGCAGCACTAGCATATGACACCAAAAATCCATTGTTCAGCATCGATAATGGGGCGAGTTATGATTTTTACCGTTTTATTACCGTGATGCATCGCAGAGGTTTGTTTAAAAAGTGA
- a CDS encoding putative phage tail protein, translated as MSKAEVLITLLPPLYENVLEMQLLTETEGVELDQLTVGLESVLDQFYPESATWALERYERDLQIPTNQAKPDDQRRSVIISKMRGSGKVSGSMLKNVAQAYESGGIDVSVSPEEYLIRIRFIDTWGLPPNLDDLKAAIEDIKPAHMAVEYRLRYLTIAEVESMMLDEIEQTRQDKFAGGGA; from the coding sequence ATGAGTAAAGCAGAGGTATTAATTACTCTTTTGCCCCCGTTGTATGAGAATGTGCTGGAGATGCAGCTTCTTACGGAGACCGAAGGTGTTGAGCTGGACCAGCTTACGGTGGGTTTGGAAAGTGTGCTGGATCAATTCTACCCGGAGTCTGCGACCTGGGCATTGGAACGTTATGAGCGGGATTTGCAGATTCCGACAAATCAAGCCAAGCCGGATGATCAGCGGAGATCCGTAATCATTTCCAAAATGCGAGGCAGTGGCAAAGTCTCTGGCTCCATGCTCAAGAACGTGGCGCAGGCCTACGAAAGCGGTGGAATTGATGTATCCGTTTCGCCCGAGGAGTACTTGATCCGAATTCGCTTCATCGACACATGGGGCTTGCCGCCCAATCTGGACGATCTGAAGGCAGCGATTGAGGATATTAAACCAGCACATATGGCCGTGGAGTACCGTCTGCGGTATTTGACGATTGCGGAGGTCGAAAGCATGATGCTGGATGAGATCGAACAGACTCGACAGGATAAATTTGCAGGAGGTGGAGCATAG